From a single Mycosarcoma maydis chromosome 2, whole genome shotgun sequence genomic region:
- a CDS encoding Signal recognition particle receptor subunit alpha (related to SRP101 - signal recognition particle receptor, alpha chain), producing MLDHFTVFAKNGLVLWSKTFSPALSGADASTNPVNSLIKQAFLEQRTADQKFEKDGYTLRWTFANELDLTFVVVYQRILQLSYIDELLDTIRTLFTDLFAPFVRKLTLSSKSAISSGASRVITLSESARLEFAAALKEWDDIFTRTLRNLEKAAAQSKRKGVLGERKGATNQAQTTASSDKESGQNTPISKEVKDSADISKSVEALKSRLKLEASPGGRRVVRGKKSASGISASNGGSAPGTPGNASGTESPSGKKAKATKEMRKWDGSRSVSAQQVAALDFSGATEKSGDNGADLDSWIDEKSMGKKRSDGVYEIADVLEEEEDEEDEDEDEEDEDKDEDAGFSSTAKSAGFLSRIGSASSSGASFFSRLTGAKTLTKEDLAPALSAMASHLQSKNVAADVAQRLCDSVERNLVGKNLGSFGSVKVEVKKALEEAITRILTPKSSTDILLEIATKRQRITAASSLALATSAKDKELASKPDPYSICFVGVNGVGKSTNLAKVCFWLLQNRLRVLIAACDTFRAGAVEQLRVHVRNLGQLRVDGVALEEQKGHIELYERGYGKDAAGIAKDALSYAKAEGFDVVLIDTAGRMQDNEPLMRALAKLVSVNRPDKIIFVGEALVGNEAVDQITKFDGAMKDFSGVSNPRGLDGSLLTKWDTVDDKVGTALTTTSATGLPIYFLGTGQTYTDLRQLRVHHVVNALLKN from the coding sequence ATGCTAGATCACTTCACAGTCTTTGCTAAGAATGGTTTGGTCCTTTGGTCCAAGACCTTCAGTCCGGCGCTTAGTGGGGCTGATGCGTCCACCAACCCCGTCAACTCGCTCATCAAGCAGGCATTCCTCGAACAGCGCACAGCCGATCAAAAGTTTGAAAAGGATGGATACACGCTTCGCTGGACCTTTGCGAACGAACTTGACCTGACTTTTGTTGTCGTGTATCAACGGATCCTGCAGCTCTCTtacatcgacgagctgctcgacacaATTCGCACTCTCTTCACCGACCTCTTCGCTCCTTTTGTACGAAAGCTAACTCTCTCGTCCAAGAGTGCAATATCCTCGGGCGCATCAAGAGTAATCACACTCTCTGAGAGTGCGCGTCTCGAGTTCGCTGCGGCACTGAAGGAATGGGACGATATTTTCACCAGGACGCTCAGGAATCTCGAAAAAGCCGCTGCCCAGTCCAAACGGAAGGGCGTACTTGGCGAAAGAAAGGGTGCAACCAATCAGGCACAAACCACAGCCAGCTCTGACAAGGAGAGCGGCCAAAACACGCCAATTTCAAAAGAAGTCAAAGACTCTGCCGATATTTCCAAGAGTGTTGAGGCTCTCAAAAGCCgtctcaagctcgaagccaGTCCTGGTGGCAGACGTGTGGTGCGTGGCAAGAAGAGCGCATCTGGCATCTCGGCCTCCAACGGCGGTAGCGCTCCCGGTACACCGGGGAACGCAAGCGGAACTGAGTCTCCCAGTGGCAAAAAGGCAAAAGCCACAAAGGAGATGCGCAAGTGGGACGGTAGCCGTAGCGTCAGCGCTCAACAGGTAGCCGCGCTCGACTTTAGCGGAGCAACTGAGAAGAGTGGCGACAATGgtgccgatctcgacagCTGGATCGATGAGAAGAGCATGGGCAAGAAACGCTCAGATGGTGTATACGAGATCGCCGACGtgctggaagaggaagaagacgaagaagacgaagacgaagacgaagaagacgaggacAAAGATGAGGACGCAggcttcagcagcaccgccaaaTCTGCCGGCTTCCTTTCTCGCATCGGatctgcgtcgtcgtctggaGCCTCATTCTTCTCAAGGCTAACCGGCGCCAAAACACTCACCAAAGAGGACCTTGCACCCGCACTTTCGGCTATGGCATCGCACCTTCAGAGCAAGAACGTTGCTGCAGATGTTGCTCAACGGCTTTGCGACAGTGTCGAGCGCAATTTGGTCGGCAAAAACCTCGGGAGCTTTGGGTCGGTCAAAGTCGAAGTCAAGAAGGCACTTGAAGAGGCCATCACTCGAATCCTAACACCCAAGTCAAGCACCGACATTTTGCTCGAGATTGCAACCAAGCGACAACGAATCACCGCTGCATCATCGCTAGCGCTTGCTACCAGTGCAAAGGACAAGGAGCTTGCCAGCAAGCCGGACCCTTATTCCATCTGCTTTGTGGGTGTCAACGGCGTCGGCAAGTCTACAAACCTAGCAAAAGTCTGCttctggctgctgcagaaTCGACTTCGCGTCCTCATCGCTGCATGCGACACCTTCCGAGCTGGCGCCGTGGAACAGCTTCGCGTTCATGTCCGCAACCTTGGTCAGCTGCGTGTCGATGGcgttgcgctcgaggaGCAAAAAGGTCACATCGAGCTGTACGAACGCGGTTACGGCAAGGACGCAGCTGGTATCGCCAAGGATGCTCTGTCGTACGCCAAAGCTGAAGGGTTTGACGTTGTGCTCATCGACACAGCTGGCCGAATGCAGGACAACGAGCCACTCATGAGagcgctcgccaagcttgtTTCCGTCAACCGACCGGACAAGATCATCTTTGTGGGTGAAGCCTTGGTAGGAAACGAGGCCGTTGACCAGATTACCAAATTTGATGGTGCAATGAAGGACTTCAGTGGTGTCAGCAATCCACGTGGGCTGGATGGCAGCCTGCTGACCAAGTGGGACACTGTTGATGACAAAGTGGGGACAGCGCTCACCACCACTTCGGCTACCGGCTTGCCTATCTACTTCCTCGGAACCGGTCAGACCTACACTGACCTTCGACAGCTTCGTGTTCATCATGTCGTGAATGCGCTGCTCAAAAATTGA